A genomic stretch from Theobroma cacao cultivar B97-61/B2 chromosome 4, Criollo_cocoa_genome_V2, whole genome shotgun sequence includes:
- the LOC18603230 gene encoding protein LIGHT-DEPENDENT SHORT HYPOCOTYLS 4 — protein sequence MDSLQGFETSTANPSTTLTPNFPTNLSITTVTTTATTINTSPSAATSSSPSSSSSTSPSTLSRYENQKRRDWNTFGQYLRNHRPPLSLSRCSGAHVLEFLRYLDQFGKTKVHTQLCPFFGHPNPPAPCPCPLRQAWGSLDALIGRLRAAFEEHGGKPEANPFGARAVRLYLREVRDSQAKARGISYEKKKRKRPPQAPPLPPPNGNQNQ from the coding sequence ATGGATTCTCTTCAGGGCTTTGAAACCTCGACTGCAAACCCTTCCACTACTTTAACCCCAAATTTCCCTACAAACCTTTCCATCACCACCGTGACCACCACCGCAACCACCATCAACACAAGCCCTTCTGCAGCCACCTCCTCCTCCCCTTCCTCCTCTTCCTCCACTTCTCCATCCACTCTTAGCCGCTATGAAAACCAGAAGCGCCGTGACTGGAATACTTTTGGCCAATACCTCCGCAACCACCGcccccctctctctctctcccgcTGCAGCGGGGCCCACGTCCTGGAATTCCTCCGCTACCTTGACCAGTTCGGGAAAACCAAAGTCCACACTCAACTTTGCCCTTTCTTTGGTCATCCTAACCCTCCAGCTCCATGCCCCTGCCCGCTCCGCCAAGCTTGGGGAAGCCTCGATGCTCTCATCGGACGCCTCCGAGCCGCCTTTGAGGAACACGGAGGCAAGCCTGAAGCAAACCCTTTTGGGGCTAGAGCCGTTAGGCTTTACCTACGTGAGGTTCGTGATTCACAGGCTAAAGCCAGAGGCATAAGTtatgagaagaagaaaagaaagcgaCCACCTCAAGCTCCACCTCTTCCACCTCCTAATGGAAATCAAAATCAGTAA